The Tautonia plasticadhaerens nucleotide sequence ATCCTGGAGGAGCCGGGCGACGAGCGGAGCGAGCTGGCCGTCGGGGATCCGACCAGCACCCTCTCGCCCGTCGTCGCCCCCTCGGCCACGCCGAGGATCCGGGGCGCCACGGCCGAGGTCAGCGAGGCGAAGAGCCTGCGAGGGCTGGTCTCGGTGGCCGTCCCCTCCCCCAACGTGGCGACCCTGCCGGCGATGGAGTTCAACAACGTCGACTTCAGCGGCGGCAACCGGATCAGCGGCGACACCAGCCGGGAGACGACCGACTACGGCGAGGCGCTCGACCAGCTCGCCCGGGAGATCCTCGCCCACCTGAACACCAGCCGGGTCACCGTGCTCTGGATGTTCGACGAGTCGGGCAGCATGAAGGACGACCAGCGGACCATCAGCGACAAGTTCGACCGCGTCGTCGGCGAGCTGGACCTGCACACCCCCGAGGAGCAAGACCGGGCAGGCGACCTGGAGCACGCGATCATCGGCTTCGGCAAGGCCACCCACTTCGAGAACTCCCCGCCCCGGGCCGACCTGGAGGGGATCCGCAAGGCCATCGGCTCCCTGCCGGTCGACGAGTCGGGCGAGGAGCGGACGATGAAGGCCGTCGTCGACGCCGTCGGCCGCTACGGCAAGGCCGTCGAGAAGGACCGCAAGGTCCTCCTCGTGCTGGTCACCGACGAGTCCGGCGACGACGGCGACCTGGTCGAGCAGGCCCGGCTGGCGCTGGTCAACCGCGGGGCGACGGTGTACGTCCTCGGCCGGCAGTCGATGTTCGGCACCGACCGGGTCCACCTCCGGTACGTCGACCCCGTGACCCAGGACGTCTACTGGCCCCCCATCCGCCGCGGGCCCGAGGCCGCCGGCCTGGAGCTGCTCCAGTGGGACGGCCTCTGGAACCACCGGCACGACGAGCAGCCCTCCGGCTTCGCCCCCTACGAGCTGGCCCGCCTGGTGAAGGAGACCGGCGGCATCTACTTCCTGCTGCCCAACGAGGAAGAGCTGCGCGACCGCCCCCGGGGGGAGAAGGCGTATTCGATCGCCACCCTCAAGGAGTTCCTGCCCGACTACGGCCCCCGCCCCGACTACCTCGCCCGGGTCTCCCAGAGCGACCTGAGGCGGACGATGGGCGAGATCGTCCAGCTCACCCGGCAGGACTTCGGCTTCCGCCGCCACTTCCCGGTCAACCCGCCCGAGCTGGCCAAGGCGATCGTCGAGGAGCTGCCCAAGGTCGACGTCCAGCTCCGCGCCCTGGTCGAGTTCGAGAGGAGGCTGAAGGCCCTCGACCCGGCCCGGGACAAGGAGCCCAACCGTCGATGGCGGGCCAACTACGACCTGATGCTCGCCATGGTCGTCGCCTTCCAGGTGAAGGCCTACGAGTATCGCTCCTGCCTCCGGGAGATGGTGGTGCTGGCCAACCAGGGGCGGCTCGTCCCGAAGAACCCCCCCATCCCCGACCGCCGCCGGACCGACTGGGTGATCAACCACTCCCCCAAGAAGAAGGCCCCCCCGGCCGAGACCGAGAAGGGCTACGCCCGGGCCGAGGGGATGCTCACGCAGGTCATCGCCGACCACCCCGGCACCCCCTGGGCCGACCTCGCCCAGACGACCCTCGACCGGGGCCTCGGCTGCGACTGGGCCGAGTGGAACGTCCACCCCGACTACGACAAGCGGGCCGAGCTGGTGCCGAAGTTCTGAGCCGGGTGAGGATGGCCGATGGCGGATGGCCGGACGAGGTGATTCTTTCGGCCATCTGCCCTCCGCCGTCGAGGAGGATGGGACCGTCGTCGAGTCCTCGGATCAGGGGAGCGTCTTCCGGGGAAGGCGTGATCGGATCGGGGGATCAGGAGGGGGCAGGGAGGCTTCGCAGCAGGCCGACCACCGTCGCCGCCCCGAGGGCGAGGAGGGCGGAGGCGGCGGTGACGAACAGGACGGTCACGGCGACCTCGCCGAGCGCCCGCTCGGCCGTCGAGGGGAGCGTCCCCCCCCGCTCGACCCGGGCCAGTCGGGCGACCAGGTAGCCGACCGCCGGCCCGACCACCACCGACAGGCCGACCAGCATGCCCGACTTGCCGGACCCGACGGCGAGGAGCACCCCCAGCACGCCGATCACGATCATCGAGGTGGCGAGTCTCACCCTCGGCCTCGGCCAGGCCCGGCGTCCGGGCCGGGGCGTCCCGGGCTCGGCCTCGGCTTCGGGCACGGGAGCCGGGGCGCTCGGCGAGGTCTCGGGCGTCGTCGGCAGGTCGGCCCCGCAGAGCCAGCACGAGCCCGCCCCGGCCTGGATCGGCGCCCGACACTCGGGGCAGCCGGGGGGCTCGGGCCAGGCGTCGGGCCCGGGCCAGGCGTCGGGCCCGGGGAGGTCGTCGCTGCTGGGGGGGCGAGGGGGGACGGCCATCGGTCGCTCGATCGAGGGTCGCGGGATCAGGGCCGGAAGGCTCCCATTTCCCGGAGGAGGGCGGCCAGGGCGAGGAGCACCGCCAGCGCCGTCCCGACGACGAGGGCCGAGAACATCGCCGAGACGGCGAGCGTGATCACGAAATCGGCCAGGTTGGGCGTCCTGCGGTCCCCCCGCTCGATCTCCCGGAGCAGGCGACGCTGGAACCGGAACGTCGGCCCGGCCAGGATCGCGACGGCCACCGCCGCGATCGGGGCCGCGCGGAGCAGGCCGAGCCAGGCCGCGATCCCGGCGACCACGACCATCAGCGTCCGGATCCGGACCGTCCGGGGGCGTCGGCCCCGGCCTGGCGAGTCGATCGACGTCGGGGTGGCCTGGGCGGGGGAGTTCATCGGGGCGGCTTCCCGGGGGCGGGCGGGTCGATCGGGATTCAGCCGATCGGCCCCCAGATGAGGGTCATGACTGCGTAGGAGAGCAGCAACAGCAGGCCCGAGACGCACGTCGCCGAGGCGACGAGGAGGAGCATCCGGGTCGGGACGTCGGCCTTCTGGCCGCGCTCCCGCTCGACGATCCGAACGATCGTGCGATGCAAGATCAGGGAGGGCGTGCCGACCACGGCCAGCAGGACGGTCCCGGCGGGAGACGCCCGCCAGAGGCCCAGCCCGGCCGCGATCCAGGCGATGCCGATCATCAGGGTCCGCACCCGGATCGGCCGACGGCCGGGGGGCGATCGGTCGTCGTTGGGCGATCGGCCCGAGGTCGGGTCGGACATCCCCCCTGCTCCGCTCCGAGGTGGCCGGTTTCCCGGGCTGAGCCCGCCCGTCATTCCCCGGCCCCGTCGGGGAGGCCGGGGCGATTGACGGGGGTCGGCGGGGGCCGGTACGATCCATCCTTCCGGATCGTACCCGATCGGCCGGGGGGAGGGAGCCCTCCCGGATCGAGATCGGCCCCCCCTGCCCTCCCCTCCCGAGCCGAGTCCCCCGACCGTGCGCATCCTGCTGACCAACGACGACGGGGTCTACGCCGCCGGATTGCGGGCCCTGCACAAGGAACTGGCGAAGACCGGCGAGGTGACGGTCATCGCCCCGGCGCTGGAGCAGAGCGGCGTCGGCCATTCGATCACCCTGCTCGACCCGCTGATCGTCAAGACGGTCGACGACGTGGACGGCACCCAGCTCGGCCTGTCGGTCGAGGGCAGCCCGGCCGACTGCGTGAAGCTGGCCGTCTACGAGCTGCTCGACCGCCCGCCGGACCTGATCGTCTCGGGGATCAACCACGGGGCGAACGCCGGGATCAACGTGCTCTACTCCGGCACGGTGGCGGCGGCGATCGAGGGGGCCTTCTTCGAGATCACCAGCATCGCCGTCTCGCTGGAGTTCAGCGAGCACTTCGACTTCCCCTCCGCCGCCCGGCACGCCCGTCGGGTGATCGAGACGATCCTGGCGAACGCGCCGAAGCCCGGCTCGCTGTTCAACGTGAACATCCCCTCGGCCGCTCGGGGGGAGCCGAGGGGGATCAAGGTGGTGCCGATGGGCGTCGGCCGCCACGGCGAGGGGTTCGAGCGGCGGCGTGACCCCAGGGGCCGCACCTACTACTGGATGACCTACGCCCCCCCCTACCACCTGGAAGGGGAGCAGAGCGACGTCATCGCCCTGGCCGAAGGGAACATCACCGTCACCCCCTTGCAGTTCGACATGACCCGGCACGGCCAGCTCGACGAGGTCCGCGCCTGGGACTGGCCCGCCCCCGATCGCGGCTGACGGGCCCCTCGCCCGGCCCCCGAGGGTGGCCGATCCCCCTGCTCGGATCGCCTGGACGGGCGACCGAGCCCGGCCATGACGCGGTCGGTGCGCCGATCGTGCGGGCCGCGATTTGAGGGAAAATCCAGGCAGGGATGGCATTTGCGCCGATCGAAATGGGTTCGCTCCGTCGCGGCGCACCGGGCGGATCGGTTCTCCGGCGGCGGTCGCCCGGCGGGGGTGTTGGGCGGCCACGGGGGAGGTCCCGTGGTCGGCCGAGGGGCGGGGATCGGAATCGGGTCGGATCGGGCTCGGTGCGCCGCCAATGCACGGGCGGAATTCGGCGATCTTTGTTTGAGGGAAACGGTTTGCGTCGGATGAAATGGGTTCGCTCCGTCGCGGCGCTCCGGCAGGTCGGGGCCGCTCGGCCGGGCCTCGATCGGGACCGGGGGTGATCCCCCGCCGATCGGCCCCGGGGGGGAGGCAGGCTCGCCCCCCGGCCCGGACCTCGGCGCAGCGAAGAGACGCAGTCCGAGGGCGGGAGGCACCCTCGGCGGGATCGGGTCGGGGGGAGGCGGATCGAGTCTCGGACATCGCCGGCGGAGGCCCCCGGGTCGGGTTGGATCGGGACGAGTCGACGGACCGGGTGCCTTCCCGATGCGAGGCCGAGCCTTCCCCTAAATCATCGTGACTCGGGCCGATTTCAGTCACACGATCCCGGGGAAAATGGAGGGGCCGTCGGTCGAGTCCCGGGAGGGTCCGATGAGAGGGCTCGGTTGGCGTGCGAACGGGCGGGCGTCGCCCCTTGCCATCGGGGATCGTCGGGCGCCATACTCGACCCGAGGCGGGCCGCCTCCCCCTCGGGAGGGGACTTGCGGTGCGTTCCCTCGCCCTGTCCTGTCCTGTTCGCCTCCACCCTGATGACGCCGACCGAGGAGCCCTGAGAGATGCGCCTTGCCCTGCTCGGACTGTCCCGGATCGCCCTGGCGGCGGCGGTCGCGACGCTGGCCGGCTGCTCCGGGGCGCCCGGGGGCCCGCAAACGGCCTCGGGGCCGCCGGGGGACGTGCCGCCCCCGCCGCCGCCGATGGCCAATGCGGACGCCCCCCCTCCCCCCCCCCGGCCGCGGCGGCCAATCCGGCGGCGCCGAAGCTGCGGAAGGTCATCGGCCAGACGACGACGGACATCCGGGACTTCGACGAGCAGATGCAGGGGGGGGAGAACGTCCGGGTCTCCTCCGGGAAGATCTCGGAGAACAACACCCCGATCACCTACGCGGGCAACGCGTAC carries:
- a CDS encoding vWA domain-containing protein, translated to MSSNGSRSDADLFSLAELPTGPAGRLDDPAASGIRPEVAESAMTTETAAARPASASASASAPTEGQATGEPAPKAEAPKARPRRRGRRSFVWRWDAPSWGVSLMVHAAVLACLALMAAGGVQQELLGSIDASTVDTSLSEQMAEELMTILEEPGDERSELAVGDPTSTLSPVVAPSATPRIRGATAEVSEAKSLRGLVSVAVPSPNVATLPAMEFNNVDFSGGNRISGDTSRETTDYGEALDQLAREILAHLNTSRVTVLWMFDESGSMKDDQRTISDKFDRVVGELDLHTPEEQDRAGDLEHAIIGFGKATHFENSPPRADLEGIRKAIGSLPVDESGEERTMKAVVDAVGRYGKAVEKDRKVLLVLVTDESGDDGDLVEQARLALVNRGATVYVLGRQSMFGTDRVHLRYVDPVTQDVYWPPIRRGPEAAGLELLQWDGLWNHRHDEQPSGFAPYELARLVKETGGIYFLLPNEEELRDRPRGEKAYSIATLKEFLPDYGPRPDYLARVSQSDLRRTMGEIVQLTRQDFGFRRHFPVNPPELAKAIVEELPKVDVQLRALVEFERRLKALDPARDKEPNRRWRANYDLMLAMVVAFQVKAYEYRSCLREMVVLANQGRLVPKNPPIPDRRRTDWVINHSPKKKAPPAETEKGYARAEGMLTQVIADHPGTPWADLAQTTLDRGLGCDWAEWNVHPDYDKRAELVPKF
- the surE gene encoding 5'/3'-nucleotidase SurE, yielding MRILLTNDDGVYAAGLRALHKELAKTGEVTVIAPALEQSGVGHSITLLDPLIVKTVDDVDGTQLGLSVEGSPADCVKLAVYELLDRPPDLIVSGINHGANAGINVLYSGTVAAAIEGAFFEITSIAVSLEFSEHFDFPSAARHARRVIETILANAPKPGSLFNVNIPSAARGEPRGIKVVPMGVGRHGEGFERRRDPRGRTYYWMTYAPPYHLEGEQSDVIALAEGNITVTPLQFDMTRHGQLDEVRAWDWPAPDRG